The Melospiza georgiana isolate bMelGeo1 chromosome 9, bMelGeo1.pri, whole genome shotgun sequence genome has a segment encoding these proteins:
- the LOC131087015 gene encoding uncharacterized protein LOC131087015 codes for MEPPAMLEDESAPENRRSTYLRVAFHALIFVLIIISTLVPIGFCLLYHQFIRGRHKEKAPFCYERESGAAVQEEQELHEQSPSCTGGLLGTRILEPLKAHHFYSSWVLITSSPSKPQGTLIWEWKLHHCKGIVQGQGEYLIIQESGRYFIYAQLSRKEPHKAPFSVMLYENKTSTPLNSAVGALNGTVHFARPFLLKKGDKLYCKKNKEDYHNLLEPQTYWGLFKM; via the exons ATGGAGCCACCAGCCATGCTGGAGGATGAGAGTGCTCCAGAGAACAGGAGATCCACGTACCTGAGGGTGGCTTTTCATGCTCTCATTTTTGTGTTGATTATTATCTCAACCCTGGTCCCCATCGGCTTCTGTTTGCTCTATCATCAG TTCATCAGGGGAAGGCACAAGGAAAAAGCCCCTTTCTGTTATGAG AGGGAGAGcggagctgctgtgcaggaggagcaggagctccaCGAGCAAAGCCCAAGCT GCACCGGGGGCCTGCTGGGCACACGGATATT ggagccTCTCAAGGCTCATCACTTTTACAGCTCCTGGGTGTTAATCACCAGCTCTCCAAGCAAACCCCAGGGCA CTTTGATCTGGGAGTGGAAATTACACCACTGCAAGGGGATTGTGCAGGGCCAAGGGGAGTATCTCATCATCCAGGAGAGTGGCAGATACTTCATCTATGCTCAGCTCAGCCGCAAGGAGCCCCATAAGGCGCCTTTTTCAGTGATGCTTTACGAAAATAAAACATCAACCCCGCTCAACAGTGCTGTGGGGGCTCTGAATGGCACAGTCCACTTTGCAAGGCCCTTCCTCCTGAAGAAGGGAGACAAACTGTACTGTAAGAAAAACAAGGAGGACTACCACAATCTGCTGGAGCCTCAGACTTATTGGGGCCTGTTTAAAATGTAG